The DNA sequence TGGTATCCATTCACCATTAGATGAATTATTGCATATAATGATGTACTTTTTTCTACTTCAATAGGATGAAAGTGAAATCTTATGCGTGCTTCAATTTTGAACAGCTAGCACTTCTACTTGGATTCACTCACATGCATCATTGTGTAAAGTATACCCATAATTGTTCAAGTAGTATTTGCTTAGAAATTCTTTAACACTTTGAGATTTCACCTAGAGATTCCGAAAACCTACATTAAGTCTTGACTCCTTTCAGACAGGAAAAAGAAACGATAAAAGAGGTAAAGGTCGGTTTATGATCGATCATTTACGAGTAGAACTAGAGACAGTTGTGTGCAACAAACTTCAAGCAATGAACAAAGTTATGTCCTCTGAATTTATTTACTATATTGTGTTATTAAAGCTTATGAAATTAGATAGTCATGTGACTGATATTGAAAAACGACAAACTACAATCAATTAAAGGACCCCTTTGTAGTAGGGGCAATCTACGAATGCCACGTGTCAGTTCGGATTGGGTGATCTGTCAGCTCGGACAGATCAGTTCGGGTGTAAGGGGCGCCAGTTCGGCCGTGGCCGCCGCCTCTCAGCGGGATGGGCCTCGTGGGCTGCGACCCCCGAACCTTTCGGAGTTGGCAGGCGAAACCCTAGAAAGACCCCCTCTCTACTAGGACTCATGGTCCTATAAGGAAACTACTATCCACAAGCTTATAAATACAGCACCACAAGGCAGCACAAGGTATGCTATTTACAGTACTCTATACGGTTACTCTACTCACAAGCTCTTActgacttgatcgtcggagcTACTCCGGGGAACTAGCCCCGCCGTTCACTCTTTCTTGCAGGATAGCTCGCTCGCTTCCTTCCAGTTAGCTCGGTCACCCTCAGCTCGCTCAGCTTGCCACAGCTCAACTCGGATCGCGTTTTTGGCTGTCGCATCACCCTTCATATATGCTGATCCAAAATATGGTTCTTGAAAACCTAACATGCTCATGCACAAGTGTTACACATCCTTGTGCCTCAAATTCTGTGTACTCTACTACTTTTTTGTATAGCTGACATCAATCTTCAATCTCTCGTAGTCAACTAGTCAAACAGATTTTTGACGTTTTCGTGAAACTAGGtaaacaaaacaacatctaCTTGAGCTTTTAGCATGAATTTTTTGTATGGTCAGATTAAATATTGGGTAAATTACACATGACTCCACCTGGGTTTTTCCATATTACCACGACTCTTGTAGGGATTCAATGTATTCACATaactttttttatatttttatgtaaagttaaaaataaacAGAAAGAACAAATGATTATGTCAATTCAACCAGACATACTCCAGAAATGAATGTGATAAAATTATAGTATCAGTTAATCTCCCATaatttacataaatatttacTTTATCTCTCATGTGATATTTGTCTTTATCCATATAATCCCTCTCTGATTTTATGTAAAATGATCGGACCACTATTCGGTTAAGTGCTCAAGTATAAGCAGTATTTCAACTGATGATTTTACAAAGACTGCTTTTCTTTAAGTTTTTACTTTACATGAAACTACAAAAGAGTTATATGGACATTTTTTGAAATGTCAAAAAGATCACGTAGCAATTTGTGAATCCATGAGGGGGTTGTATGTAATTAACCCTTCAATATTTCGTTCTATCATTTCTTTTCAGTTCGTATACTAATTTTGACCGAGAAGGTGGAGGTAGGGTAAGGGCTTTTTTTAATCTATTTTTTAGTTAAACATATAACAAAATTGGATGGACAGAGAGTTTGTAAAAACTATTACCACAAATATCTGGGTTAGATTAGTTAATTGTGTATACccaaaatagaaatttttttttaaaaaaaaacactttgATAATGGTTAACTAACTTACAGATGAATCAACCAAAATTAGTCTTGAATTTGTTGTATTTTGGACTACAAAAATTACACATGTTTTAGTGCAATGCCACTAAAATGACTTCATATGGCATGAGATTATTTTGCCATTACACCAAAGGTGCTCATAAAAGAGACACATAATAGAAATCTCAAACTACCGAATACTTTCAGTCCATATTACATCCCTTCCCAAGCTCTATGCATTAGTGGCGGTGCTAGAAGCTCACTCTGTTAGCATTCAGGCTCAGCAAGCCACTGCCTGACCAGGATATGACCAGCACCTACAATCCCTACCATAATAGCTTTGGCCGCAGCAACGAATGCGACAATATCCAGCCCCAAGATATCCCCCAAAACCTCCTCCTGGGTAGTCCCCCATATCCACCACCAGGGCAACCTCCGTAGCCTCCTCTAGGGTACCCTCTGTAGCCAGGGTACTTTGCTTCTTTTAGGCCATCCGTGTCAACCGTCATTGCTGCACTGAGGATAATAAATACGTTTATTATTGTAATCTAGAAATGACATTTTCACATTAATTCATTTGGCGTCAtacattttgaaattttcatatttgGACTAATTTTTATACATGCTTTTAGTTTAACGAATACCAAAACAATAATTTTATACTCAATTGGAAGTCTTTTCCTTCTAAACTATGTGCCAAGAAAATCAAATATTGTCTTTAAAatggttaaatgcaaccaactCGTAGGTAGGCTTATCGTTGCCATAGATGACCACCCACTATGCCCTGAGTCCCGCGTCAGGGAAGCCTTGAACGCTTGCTTGTACACCTTAGTTGACGTCTATTATACTTTAAAGAGCTCAGATTTGTGTCTTAATACACCAATGCTTTACATGTATAACTGAAATATAAGTACATAATTTGAACTATGATATATTTTGTGGTCCTTTAAGAAAAGCAGAAATTAGTAGAGGATAAATGTCTTGCAATTGTCAACAGACGTGGAAGTCTTGGCCAATTCCCTAGCTGCCACCTCTGAGTTAGTCATTAGAATTGTAGCCAaggaaatgcaaaagaaaagaagtgtCTTGGAACCCATTTTTGCTGAAGGTATTTTAAGTATTGAAACTGATTTTTGTGAATGACGAAAAAGCTGGAGTAGATTGATCTCTATTTTATAAAGGCCAAATTGCCATAAAAAAGGTCCTGGCTAGGGCTATAAACGAATTGAGCCACTCGCGTCCTGGCTAAGGCTATAAATGAATTGAACCGCTAAAAAGGTCCTGGCTAGAGCTATAAACGAATTGAGCCACTCGCGTCCTGGCTAAAGCTATAAATGAATTGaaccgctcgcgagcggctcgagtcaaaACTCGAGTTGATCACGATTAATATCGAACTCAAGTCGAACTTGAGATGGCCAAATCGAATTCCAGCTCGAGCTCAAACTCAAAAATATTAAGCTCGCGAGTttgagtatatatatttttatttttattttacatatatatctctaatattttattatttattaagaaaaaatatttattttatttattttttaaaaaataaaataattattttttattttttcaagcTCGAGTTTTAAATTAGTAGCTCATCGAATTCAAACTCGATAAAACTAAATTAAGTCTCGATTCGATTaggtcaaaactcgactcgacttgACTCGTTTGCATCGCGTTGGCCCATGATGTAGTTGGCCGTTGAATAGATGATTGCTGTAATTAATACAAAGCCCTTACTATCATAAATTGCAATCCCTTTGAAGAAATTAAAGGAATAGAGATATACAAAAAGCACTTAATCTGGTCTTCTGTCTTGTATCTCTTTAGAGAAACAATTTGAGCATTATGGAGAGAATAATTCATGTCCTACATTCATGAATATTTCAAGCATTATTGTCGATCAACTTGGAATTTGGAGTGACTTGATTATGTTCATTCCAAGTTGCATAACAAGTCAAACATCTTTACACTAAAGATAATATATAACAAATGAAGAACATGTCAAACTTTGCAATGCACGAATACTTGCCAAGAAAAAATTCTCAACAGCCAATATAATTCTGGAGCAATTGCATTACAGAAACAATAATATCATATATAGAATATATTAGAGACCAATACTTCATAGAATGCAGAGATACCATTCGTATCCCACGCGGACAATGTGgacttcaaattttcttttgggaTAGTGAAACTGCGCGCCAAGTTTTGGCTTCTTGCAGGATAATTCTCTAACAAAATATACTTCAGATTTTGTAGTGTAGTAGAAAGTATCTCTTAAGTGTTTTGAGCTCTTGAACTTTAAGTTTTATTGATTTATACAAAATTGGAGCCCTCTAGAATGGTGATTAGGATGGTCTCCCAGAAGTGATGCCCACATGTCTGTGTTTTGAGGGCACTTATGCACCAAGTTCATAACAGATATTCCCATTCCACAATAGCTCAATTTTTAATCTCTCATAGTCAACTAGTCAATTAGATGGTTGACATATTTGAGAGAGTTAGATCTTGAAACTAAGTAAACAAATTCTGTTCTATCagtaactttcacatatttctTCCATGGCTAGATTAAATATTTGGTTTTATCATTTCTTTCAGCTTATAAACTATATCTGACAGACAGGTGCATGAGTAAGGTAAACACATAACCGAACAGGAAATTAAGAAGATTCAGTTCGTCAAATGCGTTATCGCAAATACTTGTATTAGATTGATCGATTAAGCATACCCAAAACAGCAATAAAAAGCAATTTGATAATAGGTAACTCATTTAGATAAACCAACTTCTAATGGAATACTAATATTACTCAGTCTTCTATGGTCGAAAATTACAGAACCATCTTCAAATTGCATGAAAATGTATTGCCATTACATATAAAGCGCTCACAGAAGTCACACATGATTACACATATTACATCACTCATCAAGCTCTTATCTGCACTTCACACTACTAAGTACTGCTATATATCACCAGTGAGCTTGCTTAAGCATTCATGAGCTTGCTAGGAGCTGGCTTTATTAGTTCTGAGGCTCAGCATCCACAGCCTGACCAGGATAGTAGCAGCACTTGCAACCCCACCATAATAGTTACGGCCGCAACAACCAAAGCGGCAATTTCCACCATAACCACCACGGCCACCCCCAGGATACCCTCCATATCCACCCCCAGAATATCCACCATACCTTCCTCCTGGATAGCCCCCATATCCACCACCTGGGTATCCCCCATAACCTCCTCCAGGATACCCTCCATACCCCCCTCCGGGATAACCATCATATCCTCCTCTGGGGTACCCACCATAGCCACCTAGGTACTTGGCTTCTTTTAGGCCATTTGCTTCATCTGTCTTGGCTGCAATGAGCATAAATAGGGCATGCACGTTAATTAATTCGGTATCAATTTTGAATAGTAAATTTTGAACAGATTTGTGTGCATGCTTTTGGTTAACGCATATCATATCAATTAAGTATCATTATCATTTGAAATTCTGTCTTACAACGAACGTGTCAAAATTAgtgtcatttttctttttacaaaTTCTCTTAACATGGTTAATCACTACAAACTTATAGAGAATTTTATTATAGTAAACATAATTcttgtaattaattttttatacactATCAGTATTAAGAATTTTCGTA is a window from the Coffea eugenioides isolate CCC68of unplaced genomic scaffold, Ceug_1.0 ScVebR1_910;HRSCAF=1669, whole genome shotgun sequence genome containing:
- the LOC113759089 gene encoding glycine-rich RNA-binding protein 2-like; protein product: MLIAAKTDEANGLKEAKYLGGYGGYPRGGYDGYPGGGYGGYPGGGYGGYPGGGYGGYPGGRYGGYSGGGYGGYPGGGRGGYGGNCRFGCCGRNYYGGVASAATILVRLWMLSLRTNKASS